The following proteins are encoded in a genomic region of Micromonospora olivasterospora:
- a CDS encoding S8 family peptidase, producing the protein MTLPHTNRRRLAAFGVFTASAMAAAMVGGPASAAPATGGILNANSATAVQGSYIVVLKDSAVGGRAGTQEAAVASSARSLAGRYGATLGHVYGAALNGFEARLPERAAKRLAADPSVAYVAQNQTVQATATQTNPPWGLDRIDQPNRPLSATYNYTTTGSGVTAYIIDTGIRTTHSQFGGRAVDGYDAVDGALPAADCNGHGTHVAGTVGGSTYGVAKGVRLIAVRVLDCNGSGTYAGVIAGVNWVTSHHAAGVPAVANMSLGGGFDASVNAAVANSIADGVSYAIAAGNSGANACNYSPASVATAVTVGATDSVDARASWSNYGTCLDIFAPGVNVLSAWYTSDTASNTISGTSMASPHVAGVIARVLQSNPSWSPATVASHLTSTATLNLVTNPGAGSPNRLLYRSPAL; encoded by the coding sequence ATGACACTCCCCCACACCAACCGCCGCCGGCTTGCCGCCTTCGGCGTCTTCACCGCCTCGGCCATGGCCGCCGCCATGGTCGGCGGCCCGGCCAGCGCGGCCCCGGCCACCGGTGGGATCCTGAACGCGAACAGCGCCACCGCGGTCCAGGGCAGCTACATCGTGGTGCTCAAGGACAGCGCCGTCGGCGGTCGGGCGGGCACCCAGGAGGCCGCCGTGGCCAGCTCGGCCAGGAGCCTCGCCGGCCGCTACGGCGCCACCCTCGGCCACGTGTACGGCGCGGCGCTCAACGGCTTCGAGGCGCGGCTGCCGGAGCGGGCGGCCAAGCGGCTCGCCGCCGACCCGTCCGTGGCCTACGTCGCGCAGAACCAGACCGTGCAGGCGACCGCGACCCAGACCAACCCGCCGTGGGGCCTGGACCGGATCGACCAACCGAACCGACCGCTGTCGGCCACCTACAACTACACGACCACGGGCAGCGGCGTCACCGCGTACATCATCGACACCGGCATCCGCACCACGCACAGCCAGTTCGGCGGCCGGGCCGTCGACGGCTACGACGCGGTCGACGGCGCCCTGCCGGCCGCCGACTGCAACGGGCACGGCACCCACGTCGCCGGCACCGTCGGCGGCTCGACGTACGGCGTCGCCAAGGGTGTCCGGCTGATCGCCGTGCGCGTGCTCGACTGCAACGGTAGCGGCACCTACGCGGGCGTCATCGCCGGCGTCAACTGGGTGACGTCCCACCACGCGGCCGGCGTGCCGGCGGTGGCGAACATGAGCCTCGGCGGCGGCTTCGACGCCTCCGTGAACGCCGCTGTGGCCAACTCGATCGCCGACGGCGTCAGCTACGCGATCGCCGCCGGCAACTCCGGCGCGAACGCATGCAACTACTCGCCGGCCTCCGTCGCGACGGCGGTCACCGTCGGCGCGACGGACAGCGTCGACGCCCGGGCCAGCTGGTCGAACTACGGCACCTGCCTGGACATCTTCGCCCCCGGCGTGAACGTCCTGTCGGCCTGGTACACCAGCGACACCGCCAGCAACACCATCAGCGGCACCTCGATGGCGTCCCCGCACGTGGCCGGGGTGATCGCCCGCGTGCTCCAGAGCAACCCGTCCTGGAGCCCGGCCACGGTGGCCTCCCACCTGACCAGCACCGCCACCCTGAACCTGGTGACCAACCCCGGCGCCGGCTCGCCGAACCGCCTGCTGTACCGCTCCCCCGCACTCTGA
- a CDS encoding aldo/keto reductase has translation MTWSPLQLLAPVDLTSGRPALTPARFDPAIPGNAAKLDAVERLLDVAGQVGCTLPELALAFTTAHPAVTSTIIGPRTME, from the coding sequence TTGACCTGGAGTCCACTCCAGCTCCTAGCGCCCGTCGACCTGACCAGCGGCCGGCCCGCGCTGACGCCAGCCCGCTTCGACCCGGCGATCCCCGGCAACGCCGCCAAGCTCGACGCCGTCGAGCGGCTGCTCGACGTCGCCGGGCAGGTCGGCTGCACGCTGCCGGAGCTCGCGCTCGCGTTCACCACCGCGCACCCGGCCGTCACCTCAACGATCATCGGCCCGCGCACCATGGAGTAG
- a CDS encoding TMEM175 family protein, producing the protein MDTESADTGARRRPDGDRRRDRTLQRTINFTDAAVAIALTALVLPLVDFADASSARQSVADLVVQHLGDILSFAVSFLAIALFWRTHRQLHERLADYDEPLLLLNTVWLLAVVFLPFPTARLFVETRLRADSAVFYLGNMFAISLVALAQAWWVRRRPELRVSRDPRASPALLPPAALSAALAVAALIAVASPGGGLLLLALVPVVHFAVARVGRPARR; encoded by the coding sequence ATGGACACCGAGTCGGCCGACACCGGCGCGCGGCGGCGCCCCGACGGCGACCGGCGCCGGGACCGGACGTTGCAGCGGACCATCAACTTCACCGACGCCGCGGTGGCGATCGCCCTGACCGCGCTGGTGCTTCCGCTGGTCGACTTCGCCGACGCCAGCAGCGCCCGGCAGTCGGTGGCCGATCTGGTCGTCCAGCACCTGGGCGACATTCTCTCCTTCGCGGTGTCGTTCCTGGCCATCGCGCTGTTCTGGCGTACCCACCGGCAGTTGCACGAGCGGCTCGCCGACTACGACGAGCCGCTGCTGCTGCTGAACACCGTGTGGCTGCTGGCGGTGGTCTTCCTGCCGTTCCCGACCGCGCGGCTGTTCGTCGAGACCCGGCTGCGCGCCGACTCCGCCGTCTTCTACCTCGGCAACATGTTCGCCATCAGCCTGGTCGCGCTCGCCCAGGCCTGGTGGGTCCGCCGCCGCCCCGAGCTGCGCGTGTCGAGGGACCCGCGGGCGTCCCCGGCGCTGCTGCCGCCGGCGGCCCTGTCGGCGGCGTTGGCCGTCGCGGCCCTGATCGCGGTCGCCTCGCCGGGTGGTGGACTGCTGCTGCTCGCCCTCGTGCCGGTGGTGCACTTCGCGGTCGCCCGCGTCGGCAGGCCGGCCCGGCGGTGA
- a CDS encoding VOC family protein → MTHEAPDYFRPEGGFVLTHLLIVRDVDRSREFYRTVLGAAVLRERQPAILRFHNSYIVINTEGGPTDDKPTVRAQAPSDPDTLSCAMNIRVSDVRAVYEQWRSRGGQFLTEPKDHGVEIRCYLRDPDGYLIELGQGTGILAEMGPAAPG, encoded by the coding sequence ATGACGCACGAGGCACCGGACTACTTCCGGCCCGAGGGTGGCTTCGTGCTCACCCACCTGCTGATCGTCAGGGACGTGGACCGGTCCCGCGAGTTCTACCGGACCGTGCTGGGCGCCGCGGTGCTGCGCGAGCGCCAGCCGGCGATCCTGCGGTTCCACAACAGCTACATCGTGATCAACACCGAGGGTGGTCCCACCGACGACAAACCGACCGTACGGGCTCAGGCCCCGTCGGATCCGGACACGCTCAGCTGCGCGATGAACATTCGGGTCAGCGACGTGCGGGCCGTCTACGAGCAGTGGCGCTCCCGCGGCGGGCAGTTCCTGACCGAGCCGAAGGACCACGGCGTCGAGATCCGCTGCTACCTGCGGGACCCGGACGGCTACCTGATAGAGCTCGGTCAGGGGACGGGCATCCTCGCCGAGATGGGGCCCGCCGCCCCCGGCTGA